Part of the Musa acuminata AAA Group cultivar baxijiao chromosome BXJ2-7, Cavendish_Baxijiao_AAA, whole genome shotgun sequence genome is shown below.
GTCTAAATTGAAAACTAAACCTAAGTTTCCGGCCTCCCCCATCACCTCATCGCGGCGAGTGCCCCAGCGACCGCTTCTTTGGAGGAATACCCACCGGCAAGCGACGACCGCCTCTTCTCCCTGTCGACGATTGGCTATCCTCCCTGTGGGCGATCGGCATCCTCCCTTCCGgtggtatctctctctctctctgctccctTTCCCATCATTccccctctctcttctcttcctttctcCCATCGCTCGTCGCCGCCGCCACCAACcaacttcttctttcttctccagcAACACATTGCCCTCCGTATCTCTGCTCTTCTCCTTTCCCTCTCTGCCACAGCAGCCGGCCTCCTCTCCTCTCTGCCTCTGTGTAGGGGCTTCGGCAGCCGACCTCCTCCAACTTCCTATGTTATCTGGTTCTCCGTACAATGATTGTTAAATGAATGCAATTCGGTGTTTTAGTAGTGATATTTTGTTTATGAAATGATATGAAACTCATgaattatctaattttttttttaattattatctttctccttacaacaacaacaacaagaacaaaatcttaagtctcaactatttgagattggctatatgaatcttttgcttATTGTCTTTctcgtgattatatttattataatttttatattgacaTGCGACCTCGGGCGTATTGGAACATTGGTGTGTCTTAGTGCCTAGCATCTTTGACAACACTGATAACAGCCAAGTCGATTAATCCACCAAAAAATCGAGGGCTTTGAGATTAAACCCATTTGATCACGCAAGACTTGCGAAAGGAACAACGACCATTAGATCAGTTGCAAAGGCTTGGTGTTCGTAATGGccaaaacatggatatgatatggGCAAATATACCATCTGTCTTGCATAGTGACCGACATAATAAATTGATGCATGTCAGCTCCACTGTAAGACCTCGATACTATTTCCATAGAGGCAACTAGATCAATTGTAAAGGCTTGGTGTTCAAAATGGCCAAACAATGGATATATAATGGGCAAATATACTATCTGTATTTTACACATAAAATATAAACCGAGTAACCAACATAATAAATGTATGCATGTTAGCTTGAGAGTAAGGCCTTGATATTATTTCCATAGAGCTATCCCTATAGTTTGTGTGTTTCAGTTTCTTTGTTTTCAGTTGATTTATTGGTGATTTTTATATGGCAATGAATGCCAAGTGATGCATAATTTGAAAACATACCAGGTTTGCTTTTGGTCATCCCAAATTTTCTTGGACATATTTAAGCACTGTATGCTCATTTGGTACTATTTAAAATTGTGGGCAGACCGGCAGATTAAGATTAAAATTTGGTGTATTTGATTCCATACTTTCTTTTTCAGCTTATCCAATAGGACCTCAATATGGAGAGACCCACTTCTGACATGTCTTCAGCAAATGCTGTGCTGCTGGGTGCATTGGCTTCTGGTGTAAATGTGCGTTCTGAGGCTAGATCAGCCTTTTTTGTTTAAATGTGTTCATCTTATGTTATTTTAAGTTTTCAATTTTTCGGAAAATCTTTGAGAATCCTGTAAGGTTCTAATAATCTGGTCCCAATTTCCTTTTGGTACAGGATCAAACATGGTTTGTGCTGAAGGTTACATTTTTGTTGCTTGGATTATGTCTTACTTCCATGCTTGCTCTAGCATTTTCATCAAGTGATTTCATTATTGTTGGCCACGTTCTTTTGCTTGTTACCATAGGGGCAGTTCTTTTTCTACTCCTAAACAGGTAGTTCTCAGTCTCTCTGGTTTCTGAATTTTGCTATTGATTTTGTTTATTTTGGGTTATCATAACCATTTTTACACGAGTGATT
Proteins encoded:
- the LOC135617761 gene encoding uncharacterized protein LOC135617761, giving the protein MERPTSDMSSANAVLLGALASGVNDQTWFVLKVTFLLLGLCLTSMLALAFSSSDFIIVGHVLLLVTIGAVLFLLLNRFLAQTGLVSVEQQMKEMGISDREQIEKDKSN